The following are from one region of the Gloeomargarita lithophora Alchichica-D10 genome:
- a CDS encoding Re/Si-specific NAD(P)(+) transhydrogenase subunit alpha: MRVAVLKEREVGESRVALVPETVGRLVQKGLTVLVEKGAGLGACFPDLAYEEAGAQVVGDPLALLAEADVVLKVAPPQETEVHLLHPGAVLISFVDPLGRPLLVKDLAKQGVTTFSMEMIPRTSRAQGMDALSSQASLAGYKAVLIAAANLPKFFPMLTTAAGTIPPAKVFIIGAGVAGLQAIATARRLGAVVEAFDIRPQVKEEVQSLGAKFVEVALAESAEAGGGYAREVSEDSKEKSRQLISDHVARADVVITTAQVPGKKAPLLVTEEMVAQMKPGSVIIDLAAAQGGNCAGIEAGHQVVKGGVTLIGSVNLPASMPIHASQMYSKNLFNVLNLLIPDHRLHLDFDDDIIQAACVTHGGEIRSQRVKDALAQELVA, encoded by the coding sequence ATGCGGGTGGCGGTACTGAAAGAACGTGAGGTGGGGGAATCCCGGGTGGCTTTGGTACCCGAAACCGTGGGACGGCTGGTGCAAAAGGGTTTGACGGTGTTGGTGGAAAAGGGAGCCGGTCTGGGGGCGTGCTTCCCCGACCTAGCCTACGAGGAGGCGGGGGCGCAGGTGGTGGGTGACCCCTTGGCTTTGTTGGCGGAGGCGGATGTGGTTTTGAAGGTGGCTCCCCCCCAGGAGACGGAGGTGCATTTGTTGCATCCGGGGGCGGTTTTGATTAGCTTTGTTGACCCCCTCGGTCGGCCTTTGCTGGTCAAGGACTTGGCGAAACAAGGGGTGACGACCTTCAGTATGGAGATGATTCCCCGCACCTCCCGGGCGCAGGGGATGGATGCCCTGTCCTCGCAAGCGTCCTTGGCGGGTTACAAAGCGGTGCTGATTGCTGCCGCCAATTTACCCAAATTTTTCCCGATGCTGACCACGGCGGCGGGTACGATTCCCCCGGCCAAGGTGTTTATCATCGGGGCTGGAGTGGCCGGATTGCAGGCCATTGCCACCGCCCGCCGCTTGGGAGCCGTGGTGGAAGCCTTTGATATTCGTCCACAGGTCAAGGAAGAAGTCCAAAGTCTGGGGGCAAAATTTGTCGAGGTTGCCCTGGCGGAATCCGCCGAAGCCGGGGGGGGCTACGCCCGGGAGGTTTCTGAAGACAGCAAAGAAAAATCCCGCCAGTTGATCAGCGACCATGTGGCGCGGGCGGATGTGGTGATCACCACCGCTCAAGTACCTGGCAAAAAAGCCCCCCTACTGGTCACCGAGGAGATGGTGGCGCAGATGAAACCCGGCAGCGTAATTATTGACCTGGCGGCGGCACAAGGGGGCAACTGTGCCGGAATTGAGGCGGGACATCAGGTGGTCAAGGGGGGGGTAACCCTGATTGGTTCGGTGAATTTACCCGCATCCATGCCCATTCACGCCAGCCAAATGTACAGCAAAAATTTGTTCAATGTCCTGAATTTACTCATCCCCGACCATCGCCTGCATCTGGATTTTGATGATGACATTATCCAGGCCGCCTGTGTCACCCACGGGGGCGAAATCCGCTCTCAACGGGTCAAGGATGCCCTAGCGCAGGAATTGGTGGCCTAG
- a CDS encoding DUF29 domain-containing protein: MDNTVYEKDFYRWTQKQANLLSRKQFDELDLTHLVEELQSLGNQHYDQLESRLIQLISHLLKWQIQHWRRSNSWRASIKVQRISIDKLLKRNPGLKPRVQEAFIESWAETRGIAMIETDLPEAYFPDACPFVLAEVMNPDFWPES; the protein is encoded by the coding sequence ATGGATAACACAGTTTACGAAAAAGACTTCTATCGCTGGACACAAAAGCAAGCTAATTTGCTTAGTCGTAAACAGTTTGATGAACTGGACTTGACCCATCTGGTTGAGGAGTTGCAGAGTTTGGGTAACCAGCATTATGACCAATTGGAATCTCGTCTTATCCAACTCATTAGCCACTTACTCAAATGGCAAATACAACACTGGCGTAGGTCAAATAGTTGGCGAGCGAGCATCAAAGTGCAACGCATATCTATTGATAAACTATTAAAACGTAATCCTGGACTTAAACCACGGGTACAGGAAGCGTTCATAGAAAGTTGGGCAGAAACCAGAGGAATAGCGATGATTGAGACTGACCTGCCAGAAGCTTATTTCCCTGATGCTTGTCCTTTTGTCTTGGCGGAGGTCATGAATCCAGATTTTTGGCCTGAGTCCTAA
- the uca gene encoding urea carboxylase, producing the protein MFSKVLVANRGEIAVRILRTLDRMGIASVAVYSEPDRHSPHVELATEALALGGTLASESYLLGERLLTLAESVGVSAIHPGYGFLSENADFAEACSDRGMAFIGPKPSQVRQFGLKHLARDLAHRQGIPLLPGTTLLNNLEEALGAAEQIGYPVMLKSTAGGGGIGLRRCWSPDELATAYAQVQRLGQANFREGGVFLEKYIPIARHVEVQIFGDGQGRVVTLGERDCSSQRRNQKVIEETPAPGLAASIRRGLAAAAQRLGAQVQYQSAGTVEFIVDGETGQFYFLEVNTRLQVEHGVTELVCGLDLVEWMVRLAAGERDFFDSYQHQPQGHAIQARIYAEDPHKNHQPSAGVLTHVDLPATARWDAWVRTGTEVTPFYDPLLAKAIVQGATRSAAIQNLQTVLAKTTLAGIATNLEYLQTILASPEFQQGNVSTSLLANLSFQPQTIDVLVPGTFTTVQDYPGRVGYWAVGVPPSGPMDHLAFRWGNRLLGNPLGAAGLECTMGGPTLRFNAPTRICLTGAGMRATLDGQEIPYWRTVVVPAGGVLALAAIQGAGYRTYITVQGGFPLPEYLGSRATFTLGQFGGHGGRTLRAGDVLPLAVWDGMDHPAVLPPALLPQYAENWEIGVMVGPHGAPDFFTPQDMEMLFTHAWGVHHNSARTGIRLIGPKPAWARTDGGEAGLHPSNIHDNAYAIGTIDFTGDMPIILGYDGPSLGGFVCPATIVQAELWKIGQLKPGDRVRFVPIDEPTAQAWEQRQEQELNRLEPVPRPDSVTIAANPMRPPVGTTPGVGVTYRQAGDKYVLIEYGALTLDLNLRFRVHGLMTWLQAQKIPGIVDLTPGIRSLQVHYDNQRLPRSQLLEILATAEANLPDIQGMEVPSRIVHLPLSWNDASIQLAISKYMQSVRPDAPWCPSNLEFIQRVNGLDDIQQVYDIVFGANYLVLGLGDVYLGAPVATPLDPRQRLVTTKYNPARTWTPENAVGIGGAYLCIYGMEGPGGYQLVGRTVPVWNRYYQTADFEQPWLLRFFDQIRFFPVTADELKHYREDVIYGRVKLEIHEQVFSLRQYQEFLQQNAESIHAFKTQQQNAFNAERERWAAAGEFDRPETDVFTTPETPTEIPIPPGHITIRAEVSGTVWQVVVNPPAQVNASAKVVIIEAMKTEIDVLAPGTGTVTQILCQPGQAVTAGQILGLFLPSA; encoded by the coding sequence ATGTTTAGCAAAGTCCTGGTCGCCAATCGGGGGGAAATTGCGGTTCGCATTCTCCGCACCCTCGACCGCATGGGGATTGCCAGCGTGGCGGTGTATTCTGAACCGGATCGCCACAGTCCCCACGTGGAACTGGCGACGGAGGCTTTGGCGTTGGGGGGGACACTCGCCAGTGAAAGTTATCTCCTGGGGGAGCGGTTGTTGACCCTGGCGGAGAGCGTTGGGGTGTCAGCGATTCATCCGGGGTACGGATTTCTCAGCGAAAATGCGGATTTTGCGGAAGCCTGTAGCGATCGGGGCATGGCATTTATCGGTCCAAAACCATCACAGGTGCGGCAATTTGGCCTGAAACACCTCGCCCGTGACCTCGCCCACCGCCAAGGGATTCCCCTCCTGCCGGGGACAACGTTATTAAATAACCTGGAGGAAGCACTGGGGGCGGCGGAGCAAATTGGTTACCCGGTGATGCTCAAAAGTACGGCGGGGGGCGGCGGGATTGGCCTGCGCCGGTGTTGGAGTCCCGATGAATTAGCGACAGCCTACGCCCAGGTGCAACGGTTGGGTCAGGCCAATTTTCGCGAGGGGGGGGTGTTTTTGGAAAAATACATTCCCATCGCTCGCCATGTGGAGGTGCAAATTTTTGGGGACGGCCAGGGACGGGTGGTGACCCTGGGGGAACGGGATTGTTCCAGCCAACGGCGCAACCAAAAGGTGATTGAAGAAACGCCCGCTCCGGGGTTAGCGGCTTCTATCCGGCGGGGATTGGCGGCGGCGGCACAACGGCTGGGGGCGCAGGTGCAGTACCAATCGGCGGGGACGGTGGAATTTATTGTGGATGGGGAAACCGGGCAATTTTATTTCCTAGAAGTCAATACCCGTTTGCAGGTGGAGCATGGGGTGACGGAACTGGTCTGCGGCCTTGACCTGGTGGAATGGATGGTGCGCTTGGCCGCCGGGGAACGGGATTTTTTCGATAGCTATCAACACCAACCCCAGGGGCACGCCATCCAAGCCCGGATTTACGCCGAAGACCCCCACAAAAACCACCAACCCAGCGCCGGGGTGTTGACCCATGTGGATTTGCCCGCCACCGCCCGTTGGGATGCCTGGGTACGCACGGGCACGGAAGTCACCCCTTTTTATGACCCCCTGCTGGCTAAGGCCATCGTACAGGGAGCCACCCGCTCAGCGGCGATCCAAAACCTGCAAACGGTCTTGGCAAAAACGACGCTGGCGGGGATTGCCACCAATTTAGAATACCTGCAAACCATCCTGGCTTCCCCGGAGTTTCAGCAGGGCAATGTTAGTACAAGTTTATTAGCCAATCTCAGCTTCCAGCCCCAGACGATTGATGTCCTGGTGCCGGGAACCTTTACCACCGTGCAGGATTATCCGGGGCGGGTGGGGTACTGGGCTGTGGGGGTGCCGCCTTCGGGGCCGATGGATCACCTGGCGTTTCGCTGGGGCAATCGTCTGCTGGGCAATCCCCTGGGTGCCGCCGGTTTGGAATGTACGATGGGGGGGCCGACCCTGCGGTTCAATGCGCCCACCCGGATTTGCCTGACCGGGGCGGGGATGCGGGCTACCTTGGATGGGCAGGAAATTCCCTACTGGCGGACGGTGGTGGTGCCCGCGGGCGGTGTGTTGGCACTGGCGGCGATCCAGGGGGCGGGGTATCGCACGTATATTACGGTGCAAGGGGGCTTCCCGTTACCAGAATACTTGGGCAGTCGGGCGACTTTTACCCTGGGGCAGTTTGGCGGGCATGGGGGGAGAACCTTACGGGCGGGGGATGTGTTGCCCCTGGCGGTTTGGGACGGCATGGATCATCCGGCGGTTTTGCCCCCGGCGTTGCTGCCCCAATACGCAGAAAATTGGGAAATTGGGGTCATGGTGGGACCCCACGGGGCACCGGATTTTTTTACCCCGCAGGATATGGAAATGCTTTTTACCCACGCCTGGGGGGTGCATCACAATTCGGCGCGCACGGGGATTCGCCTGATTGGGCCGAAACCCGCCTGGGCGAGGACGGACGGGGGGGAGGCCGGTCTGCATCCCTCTAACATCCACGACAACGCCTACGCCATCGGCACGATTGACTTTACCGGCGATATGCCGATTATTTTGGGGTACGATGGGCCGAGTTTGGGGGGGTTTGTCTGTCCGGCCACGATTGTTCAGGCGGAATTGTGGAAAATCGGTCAACTCAAACCGGGGGACCGGGTGCGGTTTGTCCCGATTGATGAACCGACGGCGCAGGCATGGGAACAACGGCAGGAACAGGAATTGAACCGGCTCGAACCCGTACCCCGCCCTGATTCTGTAACCATTGCGGCCAACCCGATGCGACCGCCGGTCGGGACAACGCCTGGGGTGGGGGTGACCTACCGACAAGCGGGGGATAAGTATGTGCTAATTGAATATGGGGCGTTAACCCTAGATTTGAATTTACGCTTCCGGGTGCATGGGTTGATGACCTGGCTACAGGCGCAAAAAATCCCCGGTATTGTTGACCTCACGCCGGGGATACGTTCATTACAAGTTCATTACGATAACCAGCGTTTGCCCCGCTCGCAACTTTTAGAAATTTTAGCCACCGCCGAAGCCAATTTGCCCGATATTCAAGGGATGGAAGTACCGAGCCGGATTGTGCATTTGCCCCTGTCCTGGAATGACGCATCAATTCAACTTGCGATCAGTAAATATATGCAGTCCGTGCGACCGGATGCGCCCTGGTGTCCCAGCAATTTGGAATTTATCCAGCGGGTAAATGGTTTAGATGATATTCAACAGGTTTATGACATTGTATTTGGGGCGAATTATCTGGTGTTGGGGTTGGGGGATGTGTATTTGGGGGCACCGGTAGCCACGCCCCTCGACCCGCGCCAGCGATTGGTCACGACCAAGTACAATCCCGCCCGCACCTGGACACCCGAAAATGCCGTGGGCATCGGCGGGGCCTATCTGTGCATTTATGGCATGGAAGGGCCGGGGGGCTATCAGTTGGTGGGGCGCACGGTGCCGGTGTGGAATCGTTATTATCAAACCGCTGATTTTGAGCAACCTTGGTTACTGCGGTTTTTTGACCAAATTCGCTTTTTTCCCGTCACTGCTGATGAATTAAAACACTATCGAGAAGATGTGATCTATGGGCGGGTGAAATTGGAGATTCACGAGCAGGTTTTTAGCTTGCGCCAGTATCAGGAATTTCTGCAACAGAATGCCGAGTCCATTCACGCCTTCAAAACCCAACAGCAAAATGCCTTTAATGCCGAACGGGAACGCTGGGCGGCCGCCGGGGAATTTGACCGCCCGGAAACGGACGTTTTCACCACCCCAGAAACGCCGACCGAAATCCCGATTCCCCCCGGTCATATTACCATTCGCGCCGAAGTTAGCGGTACGGTGTGGCAGGTGGTGGTAAACCCGCCAGCCCAGGTTAATGCTTCTGCCAAGGTGGTCATTATCGAAGCGATGAAAACCGAGATTGACGTACTCGCCCCCGGCACCGGTACCGTTACCCAAATCCTCTGTCAACCGGGACAAGCCGTGACCGCTGGACAAATTTTAGGGTTATTCCTGCCCTCTGCGTAA
- a CDS encoding DUF2459 domain-containing protein, with the protein MEQNYYITLIFDQLTSPHFITYGHLYSNPTRLANKYSEEPSTGAAPLRPLFKIQLGLLYVFEPAESYLAGMPIFTENQVRGLRPCDLFLEVSLCPVREKMRDSTDALDEDGRSRVGKGNPMRLGWQTVVGGGIFGLVLAVGLGSLLPRRWALPEVTDCPVPIYLQGGAIHTDIILPRQNQYADWGKLLPSATIGAEASGYLSFGFGEQDFYMGEPGSLVKRWPDGLRALFWANPSIVFVNPVAQVPETAHCIGLTVDQYEQLIQHIITSFQRNAQGKLIPLGRGFQTTGQFFQGQQGYSLLFTCNHWTAQGLDRAGVSTPLFPLLTQSILWHSRGACACSRPPIPALGHP; encoded by the coding sequence ATGGAACAAAATTATTATATTACCCTAATTTTTGACCAACTGACTTCACCTCATTTTATTACCTATGGGCACCTCTATAGCAATCCCACCCGATTAGCGAACAAATATTCAGAAGAACCAAGTACGGGGGCGGCGCCCCTGCGACCGCTGTTCAAAATTCAATTAGGATTGCTCTATGTATTTGAACCTGCAGAAAGTTATCTCGCTGGAATGCCCATATTTACCGAGAACCAAGTTCGGGGGCTGCGCCCCTGCGACCTATTTTTAGAGGTATCCCTATGCCCAGTCCGGGAGAAAATGCGTGACAGCACCGATGCCTTAGACGAAGATGGAAGAAGTCGGGTAGGAAAGGGGAATCCGATGCGTCTGGGTTGGCAAACCGTAGTGGGTGGCGGAATTTTTGGTCTAGTTCTAGCCGTTGGGTTGGGGTCACTATTGCCCCGGCGGTGGGCTTTACCTGAAGTTACCGATTGCCCGGTTCCTATTTATCTTCAGGGGGGGGCAATTCATACGGATATTATTTTGCCCAGACAAAATCAATACGCTGACTGGGGTAAGCTCCTCCCTTCCGCAACAATTGGTGCCGAGGCCAGCGGGTATTTAAGTTTTGGGTTTGGGGAGCAGGATTTTTATATGGGGGAACCCGGTTCCTTAGTGAAACGGTGGCCGGATGGACTGCGGGCGTTATTTTGGGCAAATCCCAGCATCGTGTTTGTAAATCCGGTGGCGCAAGTTCCTGAGACCGCCCACTGCATTGGTCTGACGGTGGATCAGTATGAACAATTGATCCAACATATTATCACTTCTTTCCAGCGCAATGCCCAAGGCAAATTGATTCCCCTGGGGCGGGGATTTCAAACCACGGGACAATTTTTCCAGGGACAACAGGGGTATTCGCTTTTATTTACCTGCAACCATTGGACGGCGCAGGGACTTGACCGGGCAGGGGTATCCACGCCGCTTTTTCCCCTATTGACCCAAAGTATCCTGTGGCACAGTCGGGGGGCTTGTGCCTGTTCTAGGCCACCAATTCCTGCGCTAGGGCATCCTTGA
- a CDS encoding GNAT family N-acetyltransferase, whose protein sequence is MSIIETERLIFTHLTLDDVTDTYLSWLVDPEINSYLESRHQEHTMESLYKYVESINHNCNNYFLKIITKNTHEHIGNIKVCTKSYQVADIGIMIGAKNYWGKGIGAESITTITDWAFTDLDLKKLEAGCYEQNLASLRAFLKTGYVVEGFLQSHVVIDKKRYGCFLLGRVFQERL, encoded by the coding sequence ATGTCTATAATTGAAACTGAAAGACTAATTTTTACACACCTTACTTTAGATGACGTTACTGATACATATTTGAGTTGGTTGGTTGACCCTGAGATCAATAGTTATTTAGAATCCCGACATCAAGAGCATACGATGGAATCCCTGTATAAATATGTTGAATCTATCAATCATAATTGTAATAATTATTTTCTTAAAATCATCACAAAAAACACCCATGAACATATCGGTAACATCAAAGTTTGCACTAAAAGCTATCAAGTAGCAGATATTGGAATTATGATTGGTGCTAAAAATTATTGGGGCAAAGGGATTGGTGCAGAATCCATAACTACAATTACAGACTGGGCTTTTACCGATTTAGACTTAAAAAAGCTAGAGGCAGGGTGCTATGAGCAAAACCTTGCCTCTTTACGTGCATTTCTCAAAACTGGATATGTGGTAGAAGGTTTTTTGCAAAGTCATGTAGTGATTGACAAAAAGAGGTATGGTTGTTTTTTACTGGGTCGGGTTTTCCAGGAAAGACTATGA
- a CDS encoding DNA polymerase III subunit alpha, which translates to MSFVGLHVHTEYSLLDGASQIPQLVERAVALNMPAIAITDHGVMYGAIELIKQCRERGIKPIIGNEMYVINGDITKQERRPRYHQIVLAKNTEGYKNLVKLTTISHLQGVQGKGIFSRPCINKELLAEYRQGLIVTSACLGGEIPQKILQGKYQEAREVAQWYQKNFGDDFYLEIQDHGSPEDRMVNVEIVTIAQELGIKYIATNDSHYISCYDVEAHDALLCIQTGKLITETKRLRYSGTEYLKSGQEMSQLFRDHLEDEIIQTALKTTLEIAHKIEPYNILGESRLPEYDVPVGHTVDTYLEQMAWQGLAERLGLKRDQIPGNYKDRLIYELRIIQQRGFSGYFLVVWDYIKYARDHQIPVGPGRGSAAGSLVAYVLGITNIDPVHHGLLFERFLNPERKSMPDIDTDFCIDNRDSIIEYVTQHYGDDRVAQIITFNRMTSKAVLKDVARVLEGITHREADQMAKYIPVFRGKPARLGEMIGEETPTPEFKAKYDQDDRVRHWLDLAMRIEGMNKTFGVHAAGVVIAPQPLDELVPLQRNNDGAVITQYPMEDIESLGLLKMDFLGLRNLTLIQRAIKLIQKNHGIQIDLDHLPLDDPKTYQLLGQGELEGIFQLESTGMRQIVRDLKPSNIEDVSSILALYRPGPLDAGLIPKFIDRKHGREKVDYSHPMLGQILQETYGLIIYQEQIMKIAQDMAGYSLGQADLLRRAMGKKKPEEMEKQRQVFLEGSAKNGIPKPVALDLFEQMLLFAEYCFNKSHSTAYAYVTYQTAYLKAHFPVEYMAALLSSQIGNQDKMQRYIATCQTMNIEVEPPDINRSDTDFTPLKNNKNILFGLTAVRNVGQGAVEHILQVRQTAKFQSLADVCDRVDTGVVNRRALEALIQSGALDKLHHNRHQMMLDLELLLDWSHSRAKDREMGQADIFSLLNGSGQETALTTAPKAPPVDDYSSPEKLKLEKELLGFYISDHPLKPLMQRAQILAPISLGQLERAPENRPVTALALITQIKPITTKKGDRMAVVTLEDLSGSCEAVAFPSVFAQIGDFLIPEQPLVVWGRLDQRDEQMQLILEDVQFAQEVQILSVTLTVAQAGDMQMQAQLRETLKPWCGETAKVPVVATIAHPLRQLQVRFGPQFRVQDGTATAQALTQAGFAAQSQALVR; encoded by the coding sequence ATGTCTTTTGTTGGTTTGCACGTCCATACAGAATACAGTTTGCTGGATGGTGCCAGCCAAATTCCCCAACTTGTCGAGCGGGCGGTAGCCCTGAATATGCCTGCCATCGCCATCACCGATCACGGGGTCATGTACGGGGCAATTGAACTGATTAAACAATGCCGGGAACGGGGAATTAAGCCAATTATTGGCAACGAAATGTATGTGATCAATGGGGATATTACCAAACAGGAACGTCGCCCCCGTTATCACCAAATTGTCCTCGCCAAAAATACCGAAGGTTATAAAAATCTAGTCAAACTTACCACCATTTCTCACTTACAAGGAGTGCAGGGGAAAGGCATTTTTTCCCGTCCCTGTATCAACAAAGAATTACTTGCGGAATATCGCCAGGGCTTAATCGTCACCAGTGCCTGTTTGGGGGGGGAAATTCCCCAAAAAATCCTCCAGGGAAAATACCAAGAAGCCCGGGAAGTTGCCCAATGGTATCAAAAAAACTTTGGGGATGATTTCTATTTGGAAATCCAAGACCACGGCTCCCCGGAAGACCGGATGGTAAATGTGGAAATTGTTACCATCGCCCAAGAACTGGGGATTAAATATATTGCCACCAACGATTCCCACTATATTTCCTGTTACGATGTGGAAGCCCACGATGCACTTTTGTGCATTCAAACTGGCAAATTGATCACCGAAACGAAACGCCTGCGTTATAGTGGCACCGAATACTTGAAATCCGGCCAGGAAATGAGCCAATTATTTCGGGATCACTTGGAGGATGAAATTATTCAAACTGCCCTGAAAACTACCCTGGAAATCGCTCACAAAATCGAACCCTATAACATTTTAGGAGAATCCCGCTTGCCGGAATACGACGTTCCGGTGGGTCATACGGTGGATACCTATTTAGAACAAATGGCTTGGCAGGGTTTGGCAGAGCGGTTAGGGTTAAAACGGGATCAGATTCCCGGAAATTATAAAGACCGATTAATTTATGAACTTAGAATCATTCAACAGCGGGGATTTTCCGGCTATTTCCTCGTGGTTTGGGATTACATAAAATATGCCCGTGACCATCAAATTCCCGTTGGGCCAGGGCGGGGTTCGGCAGCGGGTTCTTTAGTAGCTTATGTATTAGGAATTACCAATATTGACCCGGTACATCATGGCCTTTTATTTGAACGATTTTTGAATCCTGAACGCAAATCTATGCCGGATATTGACACGGATTTTTGCATTGATAACCGAGATAGCATCATTGAATACGTCACCCAGCATTATGGGGATGACCGGGTGGCGCAAATTATTACCTTTAACCGCATGACATCCAAGGCGGTTCTCAAGGATGTGGCACGGGTTTTGGAGGGCATTACCCATCGGGAAGCGGATCAAATGGCCAAATATATTCCCGTGTTTCGGGGCAAACCGGCACGCCTGGGGGAAATGATTGGCGAAGAAACCCCCACGCCTGAATTCAAAGCCAAGTATGACCAGGATGATCGGGTGCGTCACTGGCTGGATTTGGCCATGCGGATTGAGGGGATGAATAAAACTTTTGGTGTCCATGCCGCTGGAGTGGTGATTGCACCCCAACCTTTGGATGAACTGGTACCCCTACAACGGAATAATGACGGAGCGGTGATCACCCAATATCCGATGGAAGATATTGAATCTTTAGGTTTATTAAAAATGGATTTCTTGGGTTTAAGAAATCTCACCCTGATTCAACGGGCAATTAAACTGATTCAGAAAAATCATGGTATTCAAATTGACCTGGATCATCTACCCTTAGATGACCCAAAGACCTATCAACTATTAGGCCAGGGAGAATTAGAAGGTATTTTCCAATTAGAATCAACCGGGATGCGGCAAATTGTCCGGGATTTGAAACCCTCCAATATCGAGGATGTTTCTTCTATTTTAGCCCTGTATCGTCCGGGGCCTTTGGATGCGGGTTTGATTCCTAAATTTATTGACCGCAAACATGGGCGGGAAAAGGTAGATTATTCCCATCCCATGCTAGGACAAATTCTCCAGGAAACCTACGGTTTAATTATTTACCAAGAACAGATTATGAAAATTGCCCAGGACATGGCCGGATATTCCTTAGGACAAGCGGATTTGCTCAGACGGGCGATGGGGAAAAAGAAACCCGAAGAGATGGAAAAACAACGGCAGGTATTTTTAGAAGGGTCGGCCAAAAATGGTATTCCCAAACCTGTTGCTTTAGACCTGTTTGAACAGATGCTTTTATTCGCCGAGTATTGTTTTAACAAATCCCATTCCACGGCCTATGCCTATGTCACTTATCAAACGGCTTATTTGAAAGCCCATTTTCCGGTGGAATATATGGCGGCTTTATTGTCTTCTCAAATTGGGAATCAAGATAAAATGCAACGCTATATTGCTACCTGTCAAACGATGAATATTGAAGTAGAGCCTCCAGATATTAACCGCTCGGATACGGATTTTACTCCCCTTAAAAATAACAAGAATATCCTATTTGGTTTAACAGCGGTGCGGAATGTGGGTCAGGGGGCGGTAGAACATATTTTACAGGTGCGACAAACGGCTAAATTTCAATCCCTAGCCGATGTCTGTGACCGGGTGGATACTGGTGTGGTGAATCGCCGGGCATTGGAGGCTTTGATCCAATCGGGAGCTTTAGATAAATTGCACCATAATCGCCACCAAATGATGCTGGATTTGGAACTGCTTTTAGATTGGTCGCATAGCCGTGCCAAAGACCGAGAAATGGGGCAGGCGGATATTTTTAGTTTACTTAATGGTAGTGGGCAGGAAACGGCTTTGACAACAGCACCTAAAGCTCCGCCCGTGGATGATTATTCGTCTCCAGAAAAGTTGAAATTAGAAAAGGAATTGCTGGGGTTTTATATTTCCGATCACCCATTGAAACCACTCATGCAACGGGCACAAATTTTAGCTCCCATTAGTTTAGGACAATTGGAACGGGCGCCAGAAAATCGTCCGGTCACGGCTTTGGCTCTCATTACCCAAATCAAACCGATTACGACCAAAAAAGGCGACCGGATGGCGGTGGTGACCTTGGAAGATTTAAGTGGCAGTTGTGAAGCGGTGGCCTTTCCGAGTGTATTCGCCCAGATTGGGGATTTTTTAATACCGGAGCAACCCTTAGTAGTGTGGGGTCGCCTGGATCAGCGGGATGAACAAATGCAACTGATTTTGGAAGATGTGCAGTTCGCCCAGGAGGTGCAAATTCTCAGCGTCACCTTGACCGTGGCGCAAGCGGGGGATATGCAGATGCAAGCCCAACTGCGGGAAACCCTGAAACCCTGGTGCGGGGAAACGGCGAAAGTCCCAGTGGTAGCCACTATCGCCCATCCCCTACGGCAACTCCAGGTACGATTTGGCCCCCAATTTCGGGTGCAAGATGGGACTGCAACCGCTCAGGCATTGACCCAGGCGGGTTTTGCGGCGCAATCTCAAGCCCTGGTGCGGTGA